The following coding sequences are from one Bacteroidales bacterium WCE2008 window:
- a CDS encoding beta-glucosidase codes for MILGVAFCTLPMFAQPQLRKDNIDEVLKAMTLEEKAGLAVGASRPVNIGGIPTGSTMLVPGAAGVTRAIPRLGIPATVLADGPAGLRIDPVRPGSDATFYCTGFPVGTLLASSWDVDLVEKVTAAMGDEVLEYGVDVLLAPGMNIHRNPLCGRNFEYFSEDPVLSGKIAAAYVRGVQSNGVGTSIKHYAANNQETNRLENDARVSERALREIYLKNFEIAVRESDPWTVMSSYNRLNGEFTQQSHYLLTSVLRNDWGFKGIVMTDWGNKAGTVTAVKAGNDLMEPGAETEIVRILDAVRNGSLPIEDLDRNVRRILEYIVRTPRFNGYHYSEKPDLEAHAKVALDAAGESVVMLRNEAALPLEGGEKVALYGISSVDFIAGGTGSGNVNKAYVVNMRQGLENAGFQLDKGLVDFYDANYRYANASRNMSSSGQYILLGSPKLKEVDIPSETIRDQAKNDDVAVVVIGRNAGEGADRNVEDDFELSEVERNLICRVSRAYHAEGKKVIVILNIGGVIETASWKNQVDAILLPWSPGQEGANAIAQVLKGEINPSGKLPMTFPVNYMDHLSSRNFPDEYSRFLQRNRYRSRIAVKDIDYTDYAEGIWVGYRLFDTRDIEVSYPFGYGLSYTSFSYDKPSVKASEDGFTASVTVTNTGSVAGREVVEVYVSAPAGGLEKPARELKAFAKTGLLAPGESHTLTFKVSAYELASFNEEASRWETASGRYDVLFGASVEDIRAKDSFKLGKPQFFKVDKH; via the coding sequence ATGATTCTCGGTGTCGCTTTCTGCACCCTCCCTATGTTCGCACAGCCGCAGCTGCGCAAGGATAATATAGACGAAGTACTCAAGGCAATGACCCTTGAGGAGAAGGCTGGACTGGCAGTCGGGGCAAGCCGTCCGGTCAATATCGGCGGTATTCCTACAGGAAGCACCATGCTGGTTCCGGGAGCAGCCGGAGTTACCAGGGCGATACCTCGTCTCGGGATCCCGGCCACTGTCCTTGCTGACGGCCCTGCCGGACTGAGGATCGATCCGGTTAGACCGGGCTCTGACGCCACCTTCTATTGTACCGGTTTCCCTGTAGGAACGCTGCTCGCCAGCTCATGGGACGTCGACCTTGTCGAGAAAGTCACCGCAGCCATGGGCGACGAGGTTCTTGAGTATGGCGTCGATGTGCTCCTGGCCCCTGGAATGAATATCCATAGAAACCCTCTCTGCGGCCGTAATTTCGAGTATTTCTCCGAGGATCCGGTCCTTTCGGGCAAGATTGCAGCGGCTTATGTGCGCGGTGTCCAGTCCAACGGAGTCGGAACTTCGATAAAGCATTACGCCGCCAACAATCAGGAGACGAACCGTCTGGAGAATGACGCGCGTGTGAGCGAGAGGGCTCTGCGCGAAATATATCTGAAGAACTTCGAGATAGCTGTAAGGGAGTCGGATCCATGGACAGTCATGTCGTCATACAACAGGCTCAACGGAGAATTCACCCAGCAGAGCCATTACCTTCTCACAAGCGTACTCCGCAATGACTGGGGATTCAAGGGAATCGTGATGACCGACTGGGGCAACAAGGCCGGTACAGTTACGGCCGTAAAGGCAGGCAACGACCTGATGGAGCCGGGTGCCGAGACAGAGATCGTAAGGATCCTGGATGCTGTCAGGAATGGCAGTCTCCCGATAGAGGATCTTGACAGGAATGTCCGCAGGATACTGGAATATATCGTCCGTACTCCTCGCTTCAATGGATATCATTATAGCGAAAAGCCCGACCTCGAGGCCCATGCCAAGGTCGCCCTGGATGCTGCCGGAGAGTCTGTCGTAATGCTCCGCAACGAGGCCGCCCTTCCTCTTGAGGGAGGGGAGAAAGTCGCTCTCTACGGCATCTCCTCCGTCGATTTCATTGCCGGAGGAACCGGCTCGGGCAATGTGAACAAGGCCTATGTCGTCAACATGAGACAGGGACTCGAGAATGCCGGATTCCAGCTCGACAAGGGTCTGGTGGATTTCTATGATGCGAATTACAGGTATGCGAATGCATCCCGGAACATGTCTTCTTCGGGGCAGTATATCCTTCTGGGCAGTCCGAAGCTCAAGGAGGTGGATATCCCTTCCGAGACGATACGTGATCAGGCCAAGAATGACGACGTCGCCGTCGTAGTGATAGGCCGCAATGCAGGAGAGGGCGCCGACCGTAACGTGGAGGACGATTTCGAGCTTTCCGAGGTCGAGCGTAATCTTATCTGCAGAGTGTCGAGAGCTTATCATGCCGAAGGAAAGAAGGTCATCGTGATACTGAATATCGGCGGAGTGATCGAGACGGCTTCATGGAAGAATCAGGTGGATGCCATCCTTCTCCCGTGGTCTCCGGGCCAGGAGGGCGCGAATGCCATAGCCCAGGTGCTCAAGGGGGAGATCAATCCTTCCGGAAAGCTTCCTATGACTTTCCCTGTCAATTACATGGACCATCTTTCGTCCCGTAATTTCCCGGATGAATACAGCCGTTTCCTCCAGAGAAACAGGTACCGTTCCAGGATCGCGGTCAAGGATATAGACTATACTGACTATGCGGAAGGAATATGGGTGGGATACCGTCTTTTCGATACCCGTGATATCGAGGTTTCCTATCCTTTCGGATATGGACTCAGCTATACTTCTTTCAGCTATGACAAGCCGTCCGTAAAGGCTTCTGAGGATGGTTTTACTGCTTCGGTCACCGTCACCAATACCGGTTCCGTAGCAGGCAGGGAAGTGGTCGAGGTCTATGTAAGCGCCCCTGCAGGCGGCCTTGAAAAGCCGGCCAGGGAACTTAAGGCTTTCGCCAAGACCGGCCTTCTCGCCCCCGGGGAGAGCCATACTCTTACATTCAAGGTAAGTGCTTATGAACTTGCTTCTTTCAATGAGGAGGCTTCCCGCTGGGAGACGGCCTCAGGCAGATATGATGTCTTGTTCGGCGCTAGCGTTGAGGATATAAGGGCAAAGGATTCCTTCAAGCTTGGAAAACCACAATTCTTTAAGGTGGACAAGCATTAG
- a CDS encoding Transcriptional regulatory protein, C terminal gives MKHNISSFIVVLLFLAAIFSGERSYKNARIMIISDLNSALSSTLASTPDDVITPDTVAMMRDNLTLLLLKDSTYIAYCLPGDKHSGICSDVMNLDDAAVRSYADVSMAAVLGLADKRLPAAFSLIAISWMLGIMIPVRKNRGLELQLTPMQQRLLEMFQSAPEGELSKDEICRTLWPGKPVTDDAMYSLIRHFKKALSGSGYGIETRRGIGYRLKKR, from the coding sequence ATGAAGCATAATATCTCATCATTCATAGTCGTACTGCTGTTTCTCGCCGCCATCTTTTCCGGCGAGCGCAGCTACAAGAATGCCAGAATCATGATCATCAGCGACCTCAACAGCGCTCTGTCCTCTACTCTGGCAAGCACTCCGGACGATGTCATCACTCCCGACACAGTCGCAATGATGCGCGACAACCTGACGCTGCTCCTCCTGAAGGACAGCACCTATATCGCCTACTGCCTCCCCGGAGACAAGCACAGCGGAATCTGCAGCGATGTCATGAATCTGGATGACGCTGCCGTACGCAGCTATGCGGACGTCTCGATGGCCGCTGTCCTCGGACTCGCGGACAAGAGACTGCCGGCCGCATTCTCTCTGATTGCCATATCATGGATGCTCGGTATCATGATCCCGGTCCGGAAAAACAGAGGCCTGGAGCTTCAGCTGACCCCGATGCAGCAGCGGCTGCTGGAGATGTTCCAGTCCGCCCCTGAAGGCGAGCTTTCGAAGGATGAGATCTGCCGGACGCTCTGGCCGGGAAAGCCTGTGACGGACGATGCGATGTACTCGCTGATCCGCCATTTCAAGAAAGCCTTGAGCGGCAGCGGATACGGGATCGAGACCCGGCGCGGTATCGGATACAGACTGAAAAAACGCTGA
- a CDS encoding cation diffusion facilitator family transporter, producing the protein MSRTDELSRVTISGAVANIALSALKLGAGLAGRSTAMIADAVHSLTDLVSDVIVLLMVHVSSKEHDRGHEYGHGKFETLATAFVAVMLLAVGVKMCVDGMGKVLYVIRGGTLESPGIIALAAALVSIAVKEFLYQWTSRTGKKYDSPSVVANAWHHRTDAFSSVAAALGIGLALLLGGKWTVMDPLVCCGISVFIFVVAFRMGIPALNELTESSLSEGTEAEIKELIASVDGVQDVHALKTRKNGPSTIIDTHIVVNQTLTVKDAHDITVEAEKKLRERFGQSTQISIHVEPDVESD; encoded by the coding sequence ATGTCAAGAACAGATGAATTATCAAGAGTAACCATATCAGGTGCCGTCGCCAACATCGCTCTGTCAGCCTTGAAACTGGGAGCAGGCCTGGCAGGACGCAGTACCGCCATGATAGCGGATGCCGTCCACTCTTTGACAGACCTTGTAAGCGACGTTATCGTGCTTCTGATGGTCCATGTCTCTTCAAAGGAGCATGACCGGGGGCATGAATACGGTCATGGAAAATTCGAGACTCTTGCGACTGCTTTCGTAGCCGTGATGCTTCTGGCGGTCGGAGTGAAGATGTGCGTCGACGGGATGGGAAAAGTGCTCTATGTCATACGCGGAGGCACCCTCGAATCCCCGGGAATCATCGCCCTCGCGGCCGCATTGGTTTCTATCGCCGTCAAGGAGTTTCTCTATCAGTGGACCTCCCGCACGGGAAAGAAATATGACTCCCCTTCCGTAGTCGCGAATGCATGGCACCACCGTACCGATGCCTTCTCATCCGTTGCGGCAGCCCTGGGCATCGGCCTGGCCCTCCTTCTGGGTGGCAAATGGACCGTAATGGACCCTCTGGTATGCTGTGGCATCAGCGTATTCATCTTCGTCGTGGCTTTCAGGATGGGAATTCCTGCGCTGAACGAACTAACCGAATCATCCCTGTCCGAAGGCACCGAAGCCGAAATAAAGGAATTGATCGCATCCGTGGACGGCGTCCAGGATGTGCACGCCCTGAAGACCAGGAAGAATGGACCTTCGACAATAATCGATACCCATATAGTAGTCAACCAGACATTGACGGTCAAAGATGCCCATGATATCACCGTCGAGGCCGAGAAGAAGCTCCGCGAGAGGTTCGGCCAGTCCACTCAGATATCGATCCATGTAGAGCCAGATGTCGAATCCGATTAG
- a CDS encoding Carboxypeptidase regulatory-like domain-containing protein: MRILKCSIGRLATSILLFLCIGFSAKAQIFIINDNIFQQRLSDISLTVLDSLTNEQIPYASVYVVPAKDTTITNFTLTDNKGEARLEEVPFGKYVIHVEMMGYVPFAKEMQFRESIVKMGTVRLREDKRFIQAATVSAVGNPIVIKKDTVEINASSFRVGANAMLKDLLRRMPGMEITEDGKVKFNGEEIDKLTVGGRTFFFNDQSTALNNLPAAVVDKIRIIDRESEQTRATGIQDGNREKILDVALKKEYEEGFFGNVGAKAGTTAGKTDSDDILRDNRGILWSGDALLSSYTKKDQFTMIGNTQNINDSGVSFVTMDENGDMSSLGQGLSSSAQLSLNFNTSRIKDVESTASANYKYADTDTGMRSERTTFLEDGNITSSSENRGKGYASSVGSNLEFMKEKGKVWFHIRPFLNTSKTDSYTSSSSRSTRENKFINSTESTSKSQYRNKYAGISSDFTFRELWGKKNRSIRLGVYSAYSLDEGKSTESSVLTAGESKDVRNMNYVLDRSSFEIGGGLGYTEPFGEKLSVSVSTEYTMSRSDSDRDAFDINGRNDYFSSVSNSRNYEQEYGISAQYQISESGWLTLGGTLTGIMQETFSKSFGIEGTTGKDEWNWFVTPRLSYNQNGEKNRFYVSAYGYTRQPSANRMLPVLNISDPSRLSLGNIYLKPSSHINLDFNWSRNNREKFTNLMLYAYGGIDINSISSAQWFDTDGIMYSIPLNVRKPRITSHFRASYTTPLDSKKLLSLSADAGIAYSTMSSYHTTKPMTALDKDSFDYSDFMSGFWGNSSKGDLFFSGASGFRETHTSTINPIGGISVKYNPENFSFVLGMDCTGGITRYSLDPSADMNTLVTRFNANATYNSPLQFDIDTDLSYVTYKGYPAGYGQPEWQWNAEITKSIGAFNLSIKLHDILNQTRSLNHIAEANYKEDTYSLVMGRFILFGVKWNFGKMNAVHSRRAQNAAWNMIF; this comes from the coding sequence ATGCGTATTCTAAAGTGTTCTATCGGAAGGCTCGCCACTTCTATCTTGCTTTTCCTTTGTATAGGTTTTTCCGCAAAAGCGCAGATCTTTATCATCAACGACAATATCTTCCAGCAGAGACTGAGCGATATCAGTCTGACGGTGCTGGATTCCCTGACCAATGAGCAGATCCCCTACGCCTCGGTGTATGTAGTCCCTGCCAAGGATACTACGATAACGAACTTCACCCTTACCGACAATAAAGGTGAAGCCAGACTTGAAGAAGTGCCGTTCGGCAAATATGTAATCCATGTCGAGATGATGGGCTACGTGCCGTTCGCCAAAGAGATGCAATTCCGCGAAAGTATAGTCAAAATGGGGACGGTACGCCTCAGGGAGGACAAACGCTTCATCCAGGCCGCTACTGTCTCCGCCGTCGGCAATCCTATAGTAATCAAGAAAGACACGGTCGAAATCAACGCCTCCTCCTTCAGGGTAGGAGCCAACGCCATGCTCAAGGACCTTCTGCGGCGCATGCCGGGCATGGAGATCACCGAGGACGGAAAGGTCAAGTTCAATGGCGAAGAAATCGACAAGCTCACTGTCGGCGGAAGGACTTTCTTCTTCAATGACCAGAGCACGGCTCTGAACAATCTGCCGGCAGCTGTCGTGGACAAGATAAGGATCATCGACAGGGAAAGCGAGCAGACGCGCGCTACAGGAATCCAGGACGGCAATAGGGAAAAAATACTCGATGTCGCCCTGAAGAAAGAATATGAAGAAGGCTTCTTCGGCAATGTCGGAGCCAAAGCCGGAACTACTGCAGGAAAGACAGACAGCGACGACATTCTCCGGGACAACCGTGGAATCCTCTGGAGCGGGGATGCTCTCCTTTCTTCATATACCAAGAAAGACCAGTTTACCATGATCGGGAATACCCAGAACATCAATGACTCCGGGGTTTCATTCGTCACCATGGACGAAAACGGGGATATGTCTTCCCTTGGCCAGGGGCTTTCCTCTTCAGCGCAGCTGAGCCTGAACTTCAACACCTCCCGTATCAAGGACGTGGAATCTACGGCAAGCGCAAACTATAAATATGCAGATACCGATACAGGAATGCGGAGCGAACGTACGACTTTCCTGGAAGACGGAAATATCACATCATCCTCGGAAAACAGAGGGAAAGGTTACGCCAGTTCCGTCGGGAGCAACCTGGAATTCATGAAGGAGAAAGGAAAAGTTTGGTTCCATATACGCCCGTTCTTAAATACCAGCAAGACAGACTCCTACACCTCCAGTTCCTCTAGGTCCACCAGGGAAAACAAATTCATAAACAGTACAGAAAGCACGTCTAAGAGCCAATACCGGAATAAATATGCAGGTATAAGCTCCGATTTCACTTTCCGGGAACTCTGGGGAAAGAAAAACAGAAGTATCCGCCTGGGGGTCTATTCCGCTTACAGCCTAGACGAAGGCAAATCAACCGAGTCATCCGTACTTACGGCCGGAGAATCCAAGGACGTCCGGAATATGAATTATGTCTTGGACAGGAGCAGCTTCGAGATAGGAGGAGGACTTGGCTATACGGAACCGTTCGGAGAGAAGCTCTCTGTTTCCGTCTCGACAGAATATACCATGTCACGCTCTGACAGCGACCGGGACGCTTTCGACATAAATGGCCGTAACGACTATTTCTCTTCTGTCAGCAATTCCAGGAATTACGAACAGGAATATGGCATCTCGGCCCAATACCAGATATCGGAATCCGGATGGCTGACATTGGGCGGGACTCTGACCGGTATAATGCAAGAGACATTCTCGAAGAGTTTCGGCATAGAAGGGACCACCGGCAAAGACGAATGGAACTGGTTCGTGACTCCGAGACTAAGTTACAATCAGAACGGCGAAAAAAACAGGTTCTACGTTTCCGCCTACGGCTATACCAGGCAACCTTCGGCCAACCGCATGTTGCCTGTACTCAATATCAGCGATCCGTCAAGGCTGAGTCTCGGAAACATCTATCTGAAGCCGTCCTCTCACATAAACCTGGATTTCAACTGGAGTCGAAACAACCGCGAGAAATTCACAAACCTCATGCTGTATGCTTACGGAGGAATAGATATAAACTCGATAAGTTCCGCCCAGTGGTTCGACACTGACGGGATCATGTATTCCATTCCGCTCAACGTCAGGAAGCCACGGATAACTTCGCATTTCCGGGCAAGCTATACAACCCCTCTGGACTCAAAAAAACTCTTGTCCCTTTCAGCCGATGCAGGAATTGCATATTCGACAATGTCCAGCTACCATACGACAAAGCCCATGACGGCGCTGGACAAGGATTCATTCGATTACTCGGATTTCATGTCCGGCTTCTGGGGTAATTCTTCCAAAGGAGATCTCTTCTTCAGCGGAGCCAGCGGCTTCAGGGAGACCCATACCAGCACGATCAATCCTATTGGCGGCATCTCGGTCAAGTATAATCCGGAGAACTTCTCCTTCGTCCTGGGAATGGACTGTACCGGCGGCATTACCCGTTACTCTCTTGACCCGAGTGCTGACATGAACACGCTTGTGACCAGATTCAACGCAAACGCGACCTACAACTCTCCTCTGCAGTTCGACATCGACACGGACCTCTCCTATGTGACGTACAAAGGATATCCAGCCGGGTACGGACAGCCGGAATGGCAGTGGAACGCCGAGATAACCAAAAGCATAGGCGCATTCAACCTCAGCATCAAGCTCCACGACATTCTGAACCAGACAAGGAGCCTCAACCATATAGCCGAGGCAAACTACAAGGAAGACACATACAGTCTCGTGATGGGAAGATTCATCCTCTTCGGAGTAAAGTGGAACTTCGGCAAGATGAATGCAGTCCACAGCCGGCGAGCCCAGAATGCAGCCTGGAATATGATATTCTAA
- a CDS encoding Outer membrane receptor for ferrienterochelin and colicins, producing the protein MKKFFIALSIILHATLSVAQQIDTTGVYAEKTDSLSAAGVVAQRNLVRLKADRITYDVGNDIDARSMTVLDMLRKIPMVNVGADDSITIGGSSSFKVYVDGRPDQMLTANPSRMFRAMPASNIKSIEVITNPGARYDAEGVGGVLEITTFRASRKALHDGIYGDIMGFGNSTGSGYGSLSLSARLGKWTVSSDLQPSSYRTSGLESLTENNSRGHFSREEKRQSIVNNSYTGTFSANFEPDSLNLISASIGLDHSPNWGRMDHGHFEAANAYSYDMTAAYDETWSSVKGSLDWQHRSRKNPDRILTLSWQISDNPARTRDTTFIANVSGVLPFDADKILLIKDNKILENTFQADLTTPVGASQSLSTGAKLILRHFGTEATDGTTPTDYDYHSNIGAAYAEYTGSFGNFTLTGGLRYEHTWQDYSQTGNSFSLDYGNLVPNASIQYTLSTLSNLSLTYNLRIGRPGISLLSPYIDRITPNYISYGNPDLEAEKSHRLNLIYNYSGPRWIISARFADYFSDNGIERYTIFKGDIAERTYGNIVRRNSVEANIYVSCNASGKTRLSFSADGGYQHYRSEVLGLRNEGFGVSTVTGIEQVLPWDISLSSYLYLSTKSHTLQGWYKDKPYISVRLAKSFLEDKLTIVLSGVTDFGKGKLESTSWAKGRDFSKKDVSLTPWRSVGLGISWTFGKKRIEVKKASRSIVNDDTVGG; encoded by the coding sequence ATGAAGAAGTTTTTTATTGCATTATCCATTATCCTGCATGCGACGCTGTCAGTCGCGCAGCAGATTGACACCACCGGCGTTTACGCCGAAAAGACCGATTCTCTCAGCGCGGCCGGAGTCGTCGCCCAGAGGAATCTCGTCAGACTGAAAGCTGACCGTATCACCTACGATGTCGGGAATGATATCGACGCCAGGAGCATGACTGTCCTGGACATGCTCCGCAAGATCCCGATGGTGAATGTAGGCGCGGATGACAGCATAACCATAGGAGGCAGCAGCTCTTTCAAGGTCTATGTAGACGGCCGTCCGGACCAGATGCTTACCGCCAACCCCTCGAGAATGTTCAGGGCCATGCCTGCAAGCAACATAAAGAGCATAGAAGTAATCACCAATCCGGGGGCGAGATACGATGCCGAAGGGGTCGGGGGCGTGCTCGAGATTACGACCTTCCGCGCATCGCGAAAGGCTCTCCATGACGGAATCTACGGGGACATTATGGGCTTCGGCAATTCGACCGGGAGCGGATACGGTTCCCTTAGCCTGAGCGCCCGTCTCGGAAAATGGACAGTAAGTTCCGACCTTCAGCCGTCGAGCTATCGCACTTCCGGGCTAGAAAGTCTGACGGAAAACAATTCAAGGGGGCATTTCTCCCGGGAGGAAAAGCGCCAGAGTATAGTAAACAACTCATACACAGGAACATTTTCCGCAAACTTCGAACCTGATTCCCTTAATCTGATATCCGCTTCGATAGGGCTGGATCATTCCCCGAACTGGGGCAGGATGGATCATGGACATTTCGAGGCCGCGAATGCATATTCATACGACATGACAGCCGCCTATGACGAGACCTGGAGCTCCGTCAAGGGAAGTCTCGACTGGCAACACCGGTCCAGGAAAAATCCTGACAGGATTCTTACGCTTTCATGGCAGATCTCCGACAATCCGGCCAGGACCCGGGACACGACTTTCATTGCCAATGTCAGCGGCGTCCTTCCCTTCGATGCCGACAAGATCCTGCTCATAAAGGACAACAAGATTCTCGAAAACACATTCCAGGCAGACCTGACCACTCCTGTCGGCGCCAGCCAGTCGCTCAGCACTGGCGCCAAACTGATTCTGCGTCATTTCGGCACAGAAGCTACCGACGGGACGACTCCGACAGACTACGATTACCACAGCAACATAGGAGCGGCTTATGCTGAATATACGGGTTCCTTCGGCAACTTCACATTGACCGGAGGACTGCGTTATGAGCATACATGGCAGGATTATTCGCAGACCGGCAACAGCTTCAGCCTCGACTACGGGAACCTCGTCCCGAACGCCAGCATCCAATACACCCTCAGCACCCTGAGCAATCTAAGCCTGACTTATAATCTGCGTATCGGGCGCCCGGGGATATCACTTCTGAGCCCATATATCGACCGCATCACCCCGAACTACATTTCCTACGGCAATCCTGATCTCGAAGCGGAAAAAAGCCACAGACTGAACCTGATATACAACTACTCCGGCCCGCGCTGGATAATAAGCGCCCGATTTGCAGACTATTTCAGCGATAACGGCATTGAAAGATATACCATCTTCAAAGGAGATATCGCAGAGAGGACTTACGGGAATATCGTAAGACGCAACTCTGTCGAAGCAAATATATATGTCAGCTGCAACGCAAGCGGAAAGACCCGCCTGTCCTTTTCCGCAGACGGAGGATACCAGCATTACCGGAGTGAGGTCCTGGGCCTGAGGAATGAAGGATTCGGGGTTTCTACGGTTACCGGCATAGAGCAGGTACTTCCCTGGGATATCAGTCTGAGCTCTTATCTGTATCTTTCGACCAAGTCGCATACTCTCCAGGGCTGGTATAAAGACAAGCCTTATATCAGCGTCAGGCTGGCTAAATCATTCCTGGAGGACAAGCTTACGATAGTGCTTTCCGGAGTGACCGACTTCGGGAAAGGAAAACTGGAATCGACGTCCTGGGCCAAAGGCAGAGACTTCTCGAAGAAAGACGTGTCCTTGACCCCGTGGCGCTCGGTCGGACTCGGCATAAGCTGGACCTTCGGCAAGAAGCGCATAGAAGTCAAAAAGGCATCCCGATCCATCGTCAACGACGATACTGTCGGCGGATAG